The DNA segment CAGGCACAAATCCGGCTCGAATTCGGAACGGGTCTGGTTGACGAGAACGACTTCGTGGGTGGGCAGCTTTACAGCAACTATTTCAGCGGCAGCATGGCCGGGGTCGTGTTCCAGGAGTTGCGCGAGGCCCGCGCACTGGCCTATTCCGCCTGGGCCGTCTACAGCAGGGGCGAGCGGCTCGGTGACATGGACCTTCTCATGGGGACAATAGGGACGCAGGTTGACAAGGCGGCCGAGGCCACGACGACGTTTATCGATATTATGGATAATCTGCCGGTGTCCGAGTCGCGTTTTGCGGAGACACGCAATTCGCTGATCAGCAACTACCGGGCATCCAAGCTCGGATTCCGCCAAATCCTGCCTGCGGTTCGTACGTGGGAGTATCTTGGCTTAACGGGTGACCCGCGTAAGCAGCGATTTGAGCAGATTCAAGCGTCGAATATGGAGACGATGCTTGGTTTTTACCGGGAGAGGATTACCGGACGTCCGAAGATGATTTCAGTGGTGGGCACGAAGAACAAGATGGATATGGAGGCACTCTCCAAGGCTGGGACTATACGCGAGGTCGCACTGGACGAGATCTTCGTGAAATAGTCCACGATTTGCACCGGCGCGATTGTTCGCCGACGCAAATTGCTCACGTGCAAGACTTGGAGGTTATGCCGTGAGGATTTGTCGCGAACACACGCTGTTTTCGGAGAACCGCTTAGTTTTTCGCCGCAAGTCTCGCAAACACACTGGTTACGAGAGAAGTTCAAGTGTGTTCGTGAGAAATCAGGGATAGCCGCACGGCCGACACGTTAAAGACGGCAGCAGGGTAAAAAAAGCGAAACCGCCGACCCAAGGGTCGGCGGCAGTATTCGCGGAATTATCGGTCTCTTAGAAACCGCTGGCAAGACCCACGAAGAACGGGGTGATCTGATTGCCGACGAAAACCCAGAAAAAGAGCCAGAGAATCCACAACATGTCGATATCCTCCATCCGTTGACAAGCCAAGTTCCAACCGTCGTAGGGTACCAGACCCTTCCGCACGATGTCAACTGTGTTTTGTTGACACCACGACAATTGGGGGGAAAAACATAAGGGGCCCCTACCTAAGCAGGTGCCCCCTCAGATCGTCTCTGCTGAATGCTTAGAACGGCAGCATCGGAATCTGGAACGAGAAACCGCCAAACAGCACATCGAACAGATAAGCAAGAAACAAGATAAACATCGAACATCCTCCTTTTGGGGTCAACAAGCCTCCAACGTAACGAAACAAAGAATACCAATATGGGAAAGCAATTGTCAATATTTCTTGGACACACTACCACATTTTGTGTTAGCCTATGAGACCCCTGTACTGAAAAATACAAACGGTGGCGGCTTGCATTACCTGAAGCGCACGTCTATACTCTGTCTATAGAGGCAACATTGCTGCGGTGTCCTGAAGTCCGCAGCCGGAGAACAAAATTATGGGATTACCAGGCGGTCCGGAGTTGATCATCATATTGGTCATCGTCCTTGTCATATTCGGCGCGGGAAAGCTCCCCGGCGTGGGCAGGTCCTTGGGCATGGCCATCACCGAGTTCAAGGAAGGCATCAAGGGCGTCAAAGAAGAGACGCTTGACGCTCCCGCGAAGAAAGAAGGCGAGCCCAAGGCGGAATAGCCTGCAGGGCGCCGGGCGCCGTAAGGATCCCGGGACAACGACACAAGCGATAGACCAAGTCGGGTAGTGAAGCCGACTTGGTCTTTTTTTTGCACTCCGATGGCGAGTCAGCGCCCTTGGGGACGGGCTGAGCCGGTACCTGGGGCATTTCGCGCTTGCAGCGCTCCAGAGTGCCGAGTCAAAACATCATTGCGAATCTCTGCCCCAGGTCCCTATTCCTCAAGATCGTTAAAAAGTTGCGTATTTGGGGAGCAAGTTGTTGAACGGTTGCGTGTTGGCCGTGGTTTACGGATATGCCTGGATGTGCTGAGCCACGACAGAGGTTGCGGTTATCCGCGCCGCGCTCGGCGAGCGCTGGGGGACGCCCGGCGTGCCGACAGGTGTGTCGGCGGAGATCGGGCGCTACGGAATCGCAGCCGAGGGCGGCTGCGCCACAAGGTGCGACATCCCTAGCCTGAAGACACCCGCCATAGAGAGCGGGCGCTACAAAGAACATGACTGACGTTCAAGGTACGAGCGCGGTGTGAGTCCAAACGCAACAGACCCTGCATGAGCCTACTTCTCGAAATGTGGCCCAGGTAGCCGTAGTCGATGACTGCGGCGTGGTGCTTGCGCCCTGACAGGGCACTCGTTGGGTGGGGGCTGGAACCTGGGGTTTCGATTCGCGTCAGTGACGCGAATCTCACCCCAGGCTGGAGTCTGCCGTGCCTACGGCACTCCAGAGAAGACGCTGTCTGAGTAATTGCGAACGAAGCACAGGGTATATTGCCCACTTCCTTGTCAAGGCTGTCCGCTTGGGTTTCGTTTCTACCACTGAAACCCGCTCTCGCGCGGTCCCCCGTTCGGAATGACAAGAGGGAAATTCGCGCAGCGTGGTGTATGCCGCAGGCTGGAAATAGTGTAGATGCTCGCGGCCAAGGGAGCCGTGCCGCTTATTTGGTTTCTCCATCGGAGTTCATCGGTGTGCATCCGTGGTATAGTCTCTTCTAATTGCGGCTATGCCGCGCCAGGCTGGAGTCCGCCGTGCCTACGGCACTCAAGAAAACAGGCTGTCCGCCTCCCTGCGCTTGTGTCAGTCCCTGTTTTCCCCTGTTTTCCCCTGTTTTCCGCCGCTATTGACTGATCCTTGGGTCAACCAATATGTTGCCCTAATTACGATTCACTACACTAGCGGACGTCAAATTCCTTCAGTTTGCGATAGAGGGTGCGAAGGCCGATACCCAGGACTTTGGCGCATTTCTCTTTGTTGTATCCGCAGACCTTCATGGTTTCTTCAATAACGATTCGTTCGACCTCGCTCATGGTCGCTCCGGTAGGAATGCGAATTTCGCGCACCTCGGGAATCGTATTGCGACGGATGTGCTCGGGAATGCCTGCAACGTCGAGCACGGAACCGTTGCGGGCCATCACGACCATACCCTCAATGATGTTCTTGAGTTCGCGCACATTGCCGGGCCAATCGTAGCGCAGAAGCACGTCGATGGCGTTGCGGGTAATGCCTTCGAGTTGTTTCCCGTTCGAGTCGCAAGCAATTCGATAGAAATGGTCCACGAGGCGCGGGATGTCTTCGCGGCGCGCGCGCAACGCGGGCATGTCGATGGTCACGACACGCAGGCGATAGTACAGGTCGCTGCGGAAATGCCCCTCTTCCACCATCTTTTCCAGGGGCCGATTGGTGGCTGCGATCAAACGGACATCGACCGAAATGGTGCGCGAATCTCCAAGGCGTTCGAACTGCTGCGACTCTAAAACACGCAGCAGCTTTGCCTGCAATCCCAGAGACAACTCCCCCACTTCGTCGAGAAACAGCGTCCCCGTGTCGGCCACTTCAAAACGCCCGGCGCGAGCCTTGTTGGCGCCGGTAAAGGCGCCGGCCACGTGGCCAAACAGCTCGCTCTCTACGAGGGCTTCAGGGATGCTGGCGCAGTTGAGCTTGACGAACGGCGCGTCTCTGCGGGTACTGTTCGTGTGGATGGCTTGGGCAATCAAATCCTTGCCCGT comes from the Candidatus Hydrogenedentota bacterium genome and includes:
- the tatA gene encoding twin-arginine translocase TatA/TatE family subunit, whose amino-acid sequence is MGLPGGPELIIILVIVLVIFGAGKLPGVGRSLGMAITEFKEGIKGVKEETLDAPAKKEGEPKAE
- a CDS encoding sigma-54 dependent transcriptional regulator, with the protein product MSMESPQASVLVVDRDPFVTRSIMAFLDERGYEVEWVDDGEKAYNRLDDRTFDVLITDLNAPRINGMRLMAVAKDRNPEITVVLITEEPDVEHATEAMRQGAYDFQTKPLNLGRLEAVIQQGLGRQRLVLEQHELRRRLDEQYGLGSLVGKSRQMVKVYEAVRQIAPSRSTVLIQGETGTGKDLIAQAIHTNSTRRDAPFVKLNCASIPEALVESELFGHVAGAFTGANKARAGRFEVADTGTLFLDEVGELSLGLQAKLLRVLESQQFERLGDSRTISVDVRLIAATNRPLEKMVEEGHFRSDLYYRLRVVTIDMPALRARREDIPRLVDHFYRIACDSNGKQLEGITRNAIDVLLRYDWPGNVRELKNIIEGMVVMARNGSVLDVAGIPEHIRRNTIPEVREIRIPTGATMSEVERIVIEETMKVCGYNKEKCAKVLGIGLRTLYRKLKEFDVR